One region of Peromyscus eremicus chromosome 4, PerEre_H2_v1, whole genome shotgun sequence genomic DNA includes:
- the Fut7 gene encoding LOW QUALITY PROTEIN: alpha-(1,3)-fucosyltransferase 7 (The sequence of the model RefSeq protein was modified relative to this genomic sequence to represent the inferred CDS: inserted 2 bases in 2 codons), with product MAGGGQESWKPSGETEQGWVKCKRWSLKGTLGQQIWQFLSELLEVGDMDKASLLFSIWDPTASWAAEWRVWSLGRERCASLGLPEVQRSSESALEGMCYKVSSDCDGALSKDYDSVNEAVPRGGSAVISGCLYWGGSCDLXTSFPWVTDXQKLWMNCAGCNPTRRRRAWGGLAGGATLMALWLLWQLESAPGGAPAPQPTVTILIWHWPFTNRPPELPHDTCTPYGMASCLLSANRSLLASADAVVFHHRELQTLQSRLPLKQRPHGQPWVWASMESPSNTRGLHHFRGIFNWVLSYRRDSDIFVPYGRLEPYSGPAPPLPAKSKMAAWVVSNFQERQQRAKLYRQLAPHLRVDVFGRASGRPLCANCLLPTVAQYRFYLSFENSQHRDYITEKFWRNALAAGAVPVVLGPPRATYEAFVPPDAFVHVDDFSSARELAVFLVSMNESRYQRFFAWRDRLRVRLLGDWRERFCTICARYPSLPRSQVYEDLESWFQA from the exons ATGGCTGGGGGAGGCCAGGAGTCCTGGAAGCCCAGCGGTGAGACAGAGCAGGGCTGGGTGAAGTGTAAGAGGTGGTCCCTAAAAGGGACCCTGGGGCAGCAGATCTGGCAGTTCCTTTCAGAACTCCTGGAGGTCGGGGACATGGACAAGGCAAGCTTGCTGTTCTCCATATGGgaccccacagcgtcctgggcagCAGAGTGGCGGGTCTG GTCCCTAGGCCGGGAGAGATGTGCATCCTTAGGCCTTCCTGAAGTCCAGCGCAGCTCTGAGTCTGCCCTGGAGGGCATGTGCTATAAGGTCTCATCGGACTGTGATGGGGCCTTGTCTAAGGATTATGATTCTGTGAACGAGGCAGTGCCTAGAGGTGGCAGCG CTGTGATTTCAGGGTGCCTCTATTGGGGAGGCAGCTGTGATT AAACCTCGTTTCCTTGGGTGACTG TTCAGAAGCTGTGGATGAATTGTGCTG GGTGCAACCCGACCCGGAGGCGGCGGGCCTGGGGGGGCCTGGCTGGAGGTGCAACACTCATGGCCCTCTGGCTCCTTTGGCAGCTGGAATCAGCTCCTGGGGGTGCCCCAGCGCCTCAGCCCACGGTCACCATCCTTATCTGGCACTGGCCTTTCACCAACCGGCCCCCAGAGCTGCCCCATGACACCTGCACTCCCTACGGCATGGCtagctgcctcctgagtgctaaccGGAGCCTGCTGGCCAGCGCAGACGCTGTTGTTTTCCATCACCGTGAGCTGCAGACCTTACAGTCTCGCCTGCCCCTGAAACAGAGGCCGCATGGACAGCCTTGGGTCTGGGCCTCCATGGAATCTCCCAGCAATACCCGTGGTCTCCATCACTTCCGAGGCATCTTCAACTGGGTGCTGAGCTATCGGCGCGATTCAGATATCTTTGTACCCTATGGTCGATTGGAGCCCTACTCTGGGCCTGCACCCCCACTGCCGGCTAAAAGCAAGATGGCTGCCTGGGTGGTCAGCAATTTCCAGGAGCGGCAGCAGCGTGCAAAGCTGTACCGGCAGCTGGCCCCTCACCTGCGGGTGGATGTGTTCGGACGTGCCAGTGGACGGCCCCTGTGCGCTAACTGTCTGCTGCCCACTGTGGCCCAGTACCGCTTCTACCTGTCCTTTGAGAATTCGCAGCATCGAGACTACATCACTGAGAAGTTTTGGCGCAATGCGCTGGCAGCTGGTGCTGTGCCTGTGGTGCTGGGACCTCCCCGGGCCACCTACGAGGCTTTTGTGCCACCAGATGCCTTTGTACACGTGGACGACTTCAGCTCAGCCCGCGAGCTGGCTGTCTTCCTTGTCAGCATGAATGAGAGTCGCTATCAGCGCTTCTTTGCTTGGCGAGACCGGCTCCGTGTGCGGCTCCTGGGTGACTGGAGGGAACGCTTCTGCACCATCTGTGCCCGCTACCCTTCCTTGCCCCGCAGCCAGGTCTATGAAGACCTTGAAAGCTGGTTCCAGGCTTGA